Proteins from a single region of Campylobacter sputorum:
- a CDS encoding DUF7494 domain-containing protein yields the protein MKQIILLFLTAVYAFSFSVILNGGEEQGSSYNVLHIQNDTPFSCEAKLLELDKKIYICNISTKEIFNIDDKITSLVDIKFNKTNNGYEIIINPKQNSRLLNVNENLFGNNEIKKKDTGVSTHYSIIIDPTLKEFEKVSNGINFPITYNDMVYPSIGALDINKMPIQYVNGDDIELYLNIKKLYDMGLYERVFDETLNASKIYPNSIFTSEFELYKIRALDKILSSQKVYDNFKFIDIVNMGKNWIRSFPSDENYPEVLGIILRAYLALDMGGDASYNLDILVKEHTNSKWTKLAIIDYAGAIYKEGKSKDAIKMLESVLYSSNDMEVASEAAFKLTDISIERAKFNDAKEYILKIINANKEYLLKDKNTLASFAQNFFNKKIYDISSKLYELYVENSKRSDDYYEIALKNLGISLMRLGEIKKAYEYLKRYEKEFKDGAYIKDVEEALDELFFEINETNTTKLSSYYDTLMDRYGSNDIGKKALLEQIKLLSKDKKYDEILFYKNKVIDANDTNLTNLLNNTALILANESLVKSACEKTVYLNENFDIQNSINNQFRLFDCMIQMSRYDKAYNLANSHMNTKNLEDRVEWLIRVSISLYKLGRYYEAINASNDTIAVAASLEYSDITPSLYYRFLSLLELNRFDEAIQTINEFEKLTKDDAKLLEMYDKIAKFAAKKDNDSVVLIYSKKAIDMQKRLNLTLFSPGINFLYISSLNKISDYKNAINAGREILSMRLEPSDRLRALYQTAEVCIKIKNYDEAKKYVDECANSIFNNSWKDLCVIQKEILSKSLN from the coding sequence ATGAAACAGATAATATTACTATTTTTAACAGCAGTTTATGCATTTTCATTTAGTGTTATCTTAAATGGCGGAGAAGAGCAAGGAAGTAGTTATAATGTTTTGCACATACAAAATGATACTCCTTTTTCTTGTGAAGCTAAACTTTTGGAACTAGATAAAAAAATTTATATATGCAATATATCTACAAAAGAAATTTTTAATATTGATGATAAAATAACTTCTTTGGTTGATATAAAATTTAATAAAACAAATAATGGTTATGAAATTATCATAAATCCAAAACAAAACTCCAGACTTCTAAATGTAAATGAAAATCTTTTTGGAAACAATGAGATAAAGAAAAAAGATACTGGTGTATCAACTCATTATTCTATTATCATAGATCCAACTTTAAAAGAGTTTGAAAAAGTAAGTAATGGTATAAATTTCCCTATAACTTATAATGATATGGTTTACCCATCAATTGGTGCATTAGATATCAATAAAATGCCTATACAATACGTAAATGGCGATGATATAGAGCTTTATTTAAATATAAAAAAATTATATGATATGGGATTATATGAGAGAGTTTTTGATGAGACATTAAATGCTTCTAAAATATATCCAAATTCCATTTTTACAAGTGAATTTGAGTTATATAAAATTAGAGCATTAGACAAAATATTATCTTCTCAAAAAGTTTATGATAATTTTAAATTTATAGATATAGTAAATATGGGTAAAAATTGGATTCGAAGTTTTCCATCTGATGAGAATTATCCAGAAGTTTTAGGTATTATTCTTAGAGCATATTTAGCTTTAGATATGGGTGGAGATGCTAGTTATAATCTTGATATTTTAGTAAAAGAACATACTAACTCAAAATGGACAAAATTAGCCATAATAGACTATGCTGGAGCAATCTATAAAGAAGGAAAGAGTAAAGATGCTATAAAGATGCTAGAAAGTGTTCTTTATAGCTCAAATGATATGGAAGTAGCAAGTGAAGCTGCTTTTAAACTTACTGATATAAGCATAGAAAGAGCAAAATTTAACGACGCTAAAGAGTATATTTTAAAGATAATTAATGCAAATAAAGAGTATCTTTTAAAAGATAAAAACACATTAGCCTCATTTGCACAGAATTTTTTTAATAAAAAAATATATGATATATCTTCAAAATTATATGAACTTTATGTAGAGAATTCAAAACGAAGTGATGATTACTACGAGATTGCTCTTAAAAATTTAGGAATATCTCTAATGCGTTTAGGAGAGATAAAAAAAGCCTATGAATATCTTAAAAGATATGAAAAAGAGTTTAAAGATGGCGCTTATATAAAAGATGTAGAAGAAGCACTTGATGAATTATTTTTTGAGATAAATGAAACAAATACAACAAAGTTAAGTAGCTATTATGATACGCTTATGGATAGATATGGAAGCAATGATATAGGCAAAAAGGCTTTATTAGAACAAATAAAGTTATTATCCAAAGATAAAAAATATGATGAAATTTTATTTTACAAAAATAAAGTCATAGACGCTAATGATACAAATTTAACAAATTTACTAAATAATACTGCTTTGATACTAGCAAATGAAAGCTTAGTTAAAAGTGCTTGTGAAAAAACAGTTTATTTAAATGAAAATTTTGATATTCAAAACTCGATAAATAATCAATTTAGACTCTTTGATTGTATGATACAAATGTCTAGATACGATAAAGCTTACAACCTTGCGAATTCTCATATGAATACTAAAAATTTAGAAGATAGAGTTGAATGGCTTATAAGAGTTAGCATATCTTTGTATAAACTTGGTAGATATTATGAGGCTATAAATGCAAGTAATGATACGATAGCAGTCGCTGCAAGTTTAGAGTATAGCGACATAACTCCTAGTCTTTATTACCGTTTTTTATCACTTTTAGAACTTAATCGCTTTGATGAGGCTATACAAACTATAAATGAGTTTGAAAAACTTACAAAAGATGATGCAAAGCTCTTAGAGATGTATGATAAAATAGCAAAATTTGCAGCAAAAAAAGATAATGATAGTGTTGTTTTAATATATTCTAAAAAAGCTATAGATATGCAAAAAAGACTAAATTTAACGCTATTTAGCCCTGGCATAAATTTTTTATATATAAGTTCATTAAATAAAATATCGGATTATAAAAATGCCATAAATGCAGGAAGAGAGATTCTTTCTATGAGATTAGAGCCATCTGATAGACTAAGGGCTCTTTATCAAACTGCTGAGGTTTGTATAAAGATAAAAAATTATGATGAAGCTAAAAAATATGTTGATGAGTGTGCAAATAGCATATTTAATAACTCTTGGAAAGATCTTTGTGTAATTCAAAAAGAAATTCTATCCAAGAGTTTAAATTAA
- the nuoN gene encoding NADH-quinone oxidoreductase subunit NuoN — translation METINMSLESINIASIAVPGIMIIFAIALICLSIFVKNLSKTFYVLVCIFAIILDLGILFSYKNGISGFFGMINMDGIALLSQMIILVASAFFMGFLLCKESFFEYEIKEYFVLFLFVIAGFSFMVSSNNLILILIGLETSSLAIYTLIALKNKIYSIEASIKYFSLGALSSGFYAIGAALLYLLTGYLEIDKILSFIVDANLKESILLLGASAFLLASLAFKLSLIPFHTWIVDVYEGSSSPLAGYMSIVPKIAAFIIMIRFFTPLSDVLWIKNIIFIIAIVSMSLGNIMALVQKDVKRMLAYSSISHSGFVICAIAIGTTEANVGLFAYWTMFLFANLGAFGMLFVTSSNEYSWDTRFEHPYSKFAGLIKTMPFFAVIMAVFMFCLAGIPPFSVFWGKMYLISAAVHSDHFYLAVIMAINSAIAIYYYLKLVVIMFMHEPLAVDKSVYLKNLSNPFKFTLAVALLFSVFAIIFIGPLSKFINLLVSSSGF, via the coding sequence TTGGAAACAATTAATATGAGTTTAGAGTCTATAAATATAGCCTCTATAGCTGTGCCTGGCATTATGATCATTTTTGCAATTGCCCTTATTTGTTTGAGTATTTTTGTTAAAAATTTATCTAAAACATTTTATGTTTTGGTTTGTATTTTTGCAATTATCTTGGATTTAGGTATTTTATTTAGCTATAAAAATGGCATAAGCGGATTTTTTGGTATGATAAATATGGATGGTATCGCCCTTTTATCACAGATGATTATACTTGTTGCAAGTGCATTTTTTATGGGATTTTTGCTTTGTAAAGAGAGTTTTTTTGAATACGAGATAAAAGAGTATTTTGTGCTATTTTTATTCGTAATAGCTGGTTTTAGCTTTATGGTAAGTTCAAATAATCTTATTCTTATATTAATAGGTTTGGAAACTTCGTCTCTTGCAATTTATACATTAATAGCGCTTAAAAATAAAATATATTCCATAGAAGCTTCTATAAAGTATTTTTCATTAGGTGCTTTATCTAGTGGATTTTACGCTATTGGTGCTGCATTATTATATCTTTTAACTGGGTATTTAGAAATAGATAAAATTTTATCTTTTATAGTGGATGCAAATTTAAAAGAGAGTATTTTACTTTTAGGTGCTAGTGCATTTTTGCTTGCATCTCTTGCATTTAAACTATCTTTGATACCATTTCATACTTGGATAGTTGATGTTTATGAGGGCTCAAGTTCGCCATTGGCTGGATATATGTCAATTGTTCCAAAAATAGCTGCTTTTATCATTATGATTAGGTTTTTTACTCCACTTAGTGATGTACTTTGGATAAAAAATATTATTTTCATAATAGCTATTGTTAGTATGAGTCTTGGAAATATTATGGCTCTTGTTCAAAAAGATGTAAAAAGAATGTTAGCTTATAGCTCTATTTCTCATTCTGGTTTTGTTATTTGTGCTATAGCAATTGGTACAACTGAAGCAAATGTTGGTTTGTTCGCGTATTGGACAATGTTTTTGTTTGCAAACTTAGGGGCTTTTGGAATGCTTTTTGTTACAAGTTCTAATGAGTATTCTTGGGATACTAGATTTGAGCATCCGTATTCAAAATTTGCTGGACTTATCAAAACAATGCCATTTTTTGCGGTAATAATGGCTGTATTTATGTTTTGTCTTGCAGGAATTCCTCCATTTAGTGTTTTTTGGGGCAAAATGTATTTGATAAGTGCTGCTGTGCATAGTGATCATTTTTATTTAGCTGTGATAATGGCTATAAATAGTGCAATAGCGATTTATTACTACTTAAAGCTTGTTGTGATTATGTTTATGCACGAGCCACTTGCAGTTGATAAAAGTGTGTATTTAAAAAATCTATCAAACCCGTTTAAATTTACACTTGCAGTTGCACTGCTTTTTAGTGTGTTTGCTATAATTTTTATTGGACCGCTTAGTAAATTTATAAATTTATTGGTTTCATCAAGTGGGTTTTAG
- a CDS encoding complex I subunit 4 family protein, with product MEHILSILIFIPVFSAILGFLVDYKSIKIYGIFVAFIEFILTLLMWSFYDPSLGDLAFVEQFPILSNFNINYFVGIDGISLFLIVLSSFITLIALINLKAQDGIKNITICVLLLESGLIGFFSSLDAMLFYIFWELALIPIFIIIGTYGGEKRIYACVKFFIYTFAGSIIMLVGIITMAYFYYKSFGKISFSILDWYYLSLPMKVQIWLFFSFVLAFSIKTAIFPFHTWLPYAYSQSPIVGSILISSLLAKMGTYGFIRIVLPVFPDASVYFVDLLAILACIMVIYAGLIAFAKDDMKQLAAYSSISHMGIIMLGIFAINAEGIGGAVFFMISHGVLITGFFMIISVLYDRKQTYLTGEFSGIAKIMPKFTIIFVVIMLGLIGLPLTIGFVGEFLSLLGMFKTNAFYAFLGGLGIIIGAAYMLNLCRNVFFKKAQNSSNLILKDLSFREYISLIPIFLVVIILGVYPKPLLGVIGDSAQKVVKIMHDKSIDIDTKEFIKKSNLIKGVKFGNN from the coding sequence ATGGAACATATTTTAAGTATTTTGATATTTATTCCAGTATTTAGTGCTATTTTGGGATTTTTAGTAGATTATAAAAGTATAAAAATATATGGTATTTTTGTTGCTTTTATAGAATTTATTTTAACTTTATTGATGTGGAGCTTTTATGATCCAAGTCTTGGAGACTTAGCTTTTGTTGAGCAATTTCCTATTTTGAGTAATTTTAATATAAATTATTTTGTAGGCATTGATGGAATATCTCTGTTTTTGATAGTTTTAAGTTCTTTTATAACGCTCATTGCTTTGATAAATTTAAAAGCACAAGATGGCATAAAAAATATAACTATTTGTGTTTTGCTTTTGGAATCTGGACTGATTGGTTTTTTTTCAAGTTTGGATGCTATGTTATTTTATATTTTTTGGGAACTTGCTTTAATACCTATTTTCATAATAATAGGAACATATGGCGGAGAAAAAAGAATTTATGCTTGCGTTAAGTTTTTTATATATACATTTGCAGGCTCTATAATAATGCTTGTTGGTATAATAACTATGGCTTATTTTTACTACAAATCTTTTGGAAAAATAAGTTTTAGCATACTTGATTGGTATTATTTATCGCTACCTATGAAAGTGCAAATTTGGTTATTTTTCTCATTTGTTTTAGCATTTAGCATAAAAACAGCGATTTTTCCTTTTCATACTTGGCTTCCTTATGCATACTCACAATCGCCCATAGTAGGCTCTATTTTGATATCTTCTCTTCTTGCAAAAATGGGAACATATGGTTTTATTCGCATAGTTTTACCAGTTTTTCCAGATGCTAGTGTATATTTTGTAGATTTACTTGCAATACTAGCTTGCATAATGGTAATTTATGCTGGACTTATAGCATTTGCAAAAGACGATATGAAACAACTTGCCGCATACAGCTCTATTTCTCATATGGGTATCATTATGTTAGGTATATTTGCTATAAATGCAGAAGGCATCGGTGGTGCAGTTTTTTTCATGATAAGTCATGGTGTATTAATAACTGGATTTTTTATGATAATTAGCGTTTTATATGATAGAAAACAAACTTATCTTACGGGCGAGTTTAGTGGTATTGCTAAGATAATGCCAAAATTTACTATAATTTTTGTTGTAATTATGCTTGGATTGATAGGTTTGCCGCTTACGATAGGTTTTGTTGGCGAGTTTTTAAGTTTGCTTGGAATGTTTAAAACAAATGCATTTTATGCTTTTCTTGGTGGATTAGGTATTATTATCGGTGCAGCATATATGCTAAATTTATGTAGAAATGTTTTTTTCAAAAAAGCACAAAATAGTTCAAATTTAATACTAAAAGATTTATCATTTAGAGAATACATTTCGCTAATACCAATTTTTCTAGTTGTTATTATCCTTGGAGTATATCCAAAACCACTTCTTGGTGTTATAGGCGATAGTGCTCAAAAAGTTGTAAAAATTATGCATGATAAATCGATAGATATAGACACTAAAGAGTTTATAAAAAAATCAAATTTAATAAAAGGGGTTAAATTTGGAAACAATTAA
- the nuoL gene encoding NADH-quinone oxidoreductase subunit L, which translates to MEKYALIAIFMPLVSFLFATLFCLEKRKLLVGIVSTTLIFASMVSSLILLDYIMDNGILNLYIADFISIASLDVPYGFMIDEVGVIMMCVVTFVASVVHLYSIGYMKHDDGFNKFFAYLGLFVFSMLVLVMSNNFIGLFIGWEGVGLSSWLLIGFWYENSKFSYAANEAFIMNRIADLGMLIGIFLIYKECGTLIYGDVFKMISDVDYKILMFIGAFLFIGAMGKSAQFPFHTWLADAMAGPTPVSALIHAATMVTAGVYLVIRANDIFGAVNELSLFIAYLGAFVAVFGASMALVQNDLKRIIAYSTLSQLGYMFVAAGFGAYWIALFHLVTHAFFKSLLFLCAGNVMHSMKNDTDIRNMGGLYNSMKFTAILMIIGSVALAGVYPFAGFFSKDKILEVAFNEANYGIFIALFIGAIMTAFYSFRLIMVVFFGSKRHDFITHDASKIMLFSLIPLAFLSIVAGFIEHSFEKFSLMALPEYIIDIASEVSMLLIACTMISVVAVIVITIYFYKDGKFSNKFTNNIIYKILINEYFIPNLYSKFVCIYKHSCLFLASFDKKIIDYSVDFIASSVYKFGSFASKIQTGNLSFMLKLMVFGLFVMLCLVFVI; encoded by the coding sequence ATGGAAAAATATGCTTTAATTGCGATTTTTATGCCTTTGGTATCTTTTTTGTTTGCAACTCTTTTTTGCCTTGAGAAAAGAAAGCTTTTAGTTGGTATTGTAAGTACAACTTTGATTTTTGCAAGTATGGTTTCATCACTTATTTTGCTAGACTATATTATGGATAACGGAATTTTAAATTTATACATAGCAGATTTCATAAGTATAGCTTCTCTTGATGTGCCCTACGGATTTATGATAGATGAAGTTGGTGTTATAATGATGTGCGTGGTTACATTTGTTGCTAGTGTAGTGCATTTGTATTCTATAGGCTATATGAAACATGATGATGGGTTTAATAAATTTTTTGCTTATCTTGGACTTTTTGTTTTTTCTATGCTTGTTTTAGTAATGAGCAATAATTTTATAGGACTTTTCATAGGATGGGAGGGTGTTGGATTAAGCTCATGGTTGCTTATTGGTTTTTGGTATGAAAATTCTAAATTTTCTTATGCGGCAAATGAAGCTTTTATAATGAACAGAATTGCCGATCTTGGTATGCTAATAGGTATTTTTCTTATATATAAAGAGTGTGGAACGCTTATTTATGGTGATGTTTTTAAAATGATTTCAGATGTTGATTATAAAATTTTAATGTTTATAGGCGCATTTTTATTTATAGGTGCAATGGGAAAAAGTGCACAATTTCCTTTTCATACTTGGCTTGCTGATGCTATGGCTGGACCAACGCCTGTTTCAGCATTAATCCATGCAGCTACAATGGTTACAGCCGGAGTTTATCTTGTAATTAGAGCAAATGATATATTTGGGGCAGTAAATGAACTTAGTCTATTTATAGCGTATCTTGGTGCTTTTGTGGCTGTTTTTGGTGCGTCTATGGCTTTGGTTCAAAATGATTTAAAGAGAATAATAGCATATTCAACACTTTCTCAATTAGGATACATGTTTGTTGCTGCTGGATTTGGAGCGTATTGGATAGCACTTTTTCATCTTGTAACACATGCATTTTTTAAATCACTTCTTTTCCTTTGTGCTGGAAATGTAATGCATTCTATGAAGAATGATACAGATATCAGAAATATGGGCGGGTTATATAATAGTATGAAATTTACGGCTATTTTAATGATAATTGGCTCTGTTGCACTTGCTGGAGTTTATCCTTTTGCTGGATTTTTCTCAAAAGATAAAATTTTAGAAGTTGCATTTAATGAGGCAAATTATGGCATTTTTATAGCCCTTTTCATAGGTGCTATAATGACCGCATTTTATAGTTTTAGACTGATTATGGTTGTATTTTTTGGCTCAAAAAGACATGATTTTATAACTCATGATGCTAGCAAGATTATGCTATTTTCTCTTATTCCTTTGGCATTTTTATCCATAGTTGCTGGATTTATAGAGCATAGTTTTGAGAAATTTAGTCTAATGGCATTACCAGAATATATCATAGATATAGCTAGTGAAGTTTCTATGTTACTTATTGCTTGCACTATGATAAGTGTTGTGGCTGTTATTGTCATAACTATATATTTTTACAAAGATGGTAAATTTAGTAACAAATTTACAAATAATATAATATACAAAATACTTATAAATGAGTATTTTATACCAAATTTATACTCTAAATTTGTTTGTATTTATAAACACTCTTGTTTATTTCTTGCAAGTTTTGATAAAAAAATAATAGATTATAGTGTTGATTTTATAGCTAGTAGTGTATATAAATTTGGTAGTTTTGCAAGCAAAATACAAACAGGAAATCTCTCTTTTATGCTTAAACTTATGGTATTTGGTCTGTTTGTTATGCTGTGTTTAGTGTTTGTGATTTAA
- the nuoK gene encoding NADH-quinone oxidoreductase subunit NuoK: protein MISLNHYLIVAILMFCIGIIGVMKRRNLIMLFFSTEIILNAANLALVAIGTYHNDMNGQIFAFFIVAIAASEIAVGLGLMILWYKKTGSIELSSLENMKG from the coding sequence ATGATAAGCTTAAATCACTATTTGATAGTTGCTATTTTGATGTTTTGTATCGGTATAATCGGTGTTATGAAAAGAAGAAATCTTATAATGTTATTTTTTTCAACAGAGATTATATTAAATGCTGCAAATTTAGCATTAGTAGCAATTGGGACTTATCATAATGATATGAACGGACAGATTTTTGCATTTTTTATAGTAGCAATAGCTGCTTCAGAGATTGCAGTTGGACTCGGACTTATGATTTTATGGTATAAGAAAACTGGCTCTATAGAGTTATCTAGTTTAGAAAATATGAAAGGATAA
- a CDS encoding NADH-quinone oxidoreductase subunit J, whose translation MIETLGFYFFTICSLGMFLISVFSKNTLYSMTALAGGMIFISGFFFLLGAEFLGVVQIIVYVGAVLVLYAFSMMFFDASKPVKEQKNNKLVYTLGVAISLLVVIIVLIPISYKIPVVPQYEIVSNLSNVKTVGMILFTKYLIVFELAAVMLLVAMICGILLVHKDMDKNVSKESL comes from the coding sequence ATGATAGAAACACTTGGATTTTATTTTTTTACTATATGTTCTCTTGGAATGTTTTTAATAAGTGTATTTTCTAAAAACACATTGTATTCAATGACAGCTTTAGCTGGTGGAATGATATTTATTTCAGGATTTTTCTTTTTGCTTGGTGCAGAGTTTTTAGGTGTTGTGCAAATTATAGTTTATGTAGGGGCTGTTCTTGTACTTTATGCTTTTTCTATGATGTTTTTTGATGCATCTAAACCTGTAAAAGAGCAAAAAAATAATAAGTTGGTTTACACACTTGGCGTGGCAATTTCGCTTTTAGTTGTAATTATAGTTTTAATACCGATTTCTTATAAAATCCCTGTTGTTCCTCAGTATGAGATAGTATCAAATTTAAGTAATGTAAAAACAGTTGGTATGATTTTATTTACAAAGTATCTGATAGTTTTTGAGTTAGCTGCTGTAATGCTGTTAGTTGCTATGATATGCGGTATTTTGTTAGTTCATAAAGATATGGATAAAAATGTTAGCAAGGAGAGTTTATGA
- the nuoI gene encoding NADH-quinone oxidoreductase subunit NuoI codes for MIKYKLIDQRQKPKNSYEKFLNFWRNTFKGELFVGLWVVLKPILQRESHTLKYPLEKMSLPPRYRGVHKLMRLLESENERCIGCGLCEKICVSRCIRMDTCLDKDGRKKVINYSINLGRCVYCGLCADVCPEIAIVFGGEYENTSEQRAYFGFKEDFLTKKGTQVCEFEGYGSLSDDADNLVKKTPLSY; via the coding sequence ATGATAAAGTATAAGTTAATAGATCAAAGGCAAAAACCAAAAAATTCTTATGAAAAGTTTTTAAATTTTTGGAGAAATACTTTTAAAGGTGAGCTTTTTGTAGGTTTGTGGGTTGTGCTTAAGCCCATATTACAAAGAGAGTCTCACACTCTTAAATATCCTTTAGAAAAAATGTCTTTGCCGCCACGATACAGAGGTGTTCATAAACTAATGAGACTACTTGAGAGTGAAAATGAGCGTTGTATAGGTTGTGGACTTTGTGAGAAAATTTGTGTTAGCCGCTGCATAAGAATGGATACTTGTTTAGATAAAGATGGCAGAAAAAAAGTTATTAATTACTCTATAAATTTGGGTCGTTGTGTGTATTGTGGGCTTTGTGCTGATGTGTGTCCTGAAATTGCTATAGTATTTGGTGGTGAATATGAAAATACAAGTGAACAAAGAGCATATTTTGGCTTTAAAGAAGATTTTTTAACGAAAAAAGGCACGCAAGTTTGCGAGTTTGAAGGTTATGGTTCTTTAAGCGATGATGCAGATAATCTTGTTAAAAAAACACCACTTTCGTATTAG
- the nuoH gene encoding NADH-quinone oxidoreductase subunit NuoH, with protein MSDNAFMILEVVVKSLVILAIIASLGGLATYAERKVLAYMQRRIGPWMVGPAGVLQIVADMIKLFCKEDIVPRNANKFIFKIAPIVTTTAAFSALAAIPFLPEFTLFGYTIRPILADVGVGVLYVIGCMGICVYGTLLSGLASYNKFALLSSARAVAQLLSFEAINSLALLSVIMVVGSLSLIDINSAQGGSIFHWFVFKQPLAFVLYYMATFVESNRTPFCLTENETELIAGNSTEYSGMRFGMFFIGEYANMITSSILLSLVFMGGFNSLWIIPGWIMMLLKSSLFFFIFLWTRAAWPHLRPDQIMGLCWKVCLPLALLNIFITVIFLI; from the coding sequence ATGAGTGATAATGCTTTTATGATACTTGAAGTTGTTGTTAAATCATTGGTAATTTTAGCAATCATTGCTTCACTTGGCGGGCTTGCAACATATGCTGAGAGAAAAGTTTTAGCATATATGCAAAGAAGAATCGGACCTTGGATGGTTGGACCGGCTGGAGTTTTGCAAATAGTTGCTGATATGATAAAACTTTTTTGCAAAGAAGACATTGTCCCAAGAAATGCAAACAAATTTATATTTAAAATAGCTCCTATTGTAACTACAACTGCTGCATTTTCTGCACTTGCGGCTATACCATTTTTACCTGAATTTACTCTTTTTGGCTACACAATAAGACCGATTTTGGCAGATGTTGGTGTTGGAGTGCTTTATGTAATTGGTTGTATGGGTATTTGCGTTTATGGAACCTTGCTTTCTGGTCTTGCAAGTTATAATAAATTTGCACTACTTTCTTCAGCTAGAGCTGTGGCACAACTTCTTTCATTTGAAGCTATTAACTCACTTGCTTTGCTTTCTGTGATAATGGTAGTTGGCTCACTTTCTTTGATAGATATAAACAGTGCTCAAGGTGGTTCAATATTCCACTGGTTTGTTTTTAAACAACCACTTGCTTTTGTTTTGTATTATATGGCTACTTTTGTAGAATCAAATAGAACTCCATTTTGTCTTACAGAAAATGAAACAGAGCTTATTGCTGGAAACTCAACTGAGTATAGCGGTATGAGATTTGGTATGTTTTTCATAGGCGAATATGCAAATATGATAACATCTTCTATACTTTTATCACTCGTGTTTATGGGCGGATTTAACTCGCTTTGGATAATTCCAGGTTGGATTATGATGCTACTTAAATCATCGCTGTTTTTCTTTATATTTTTATGGACAAGGGCGGCATGGCCTCATCTTAGACCAGATCAGATTATGGGGCTTTGTTGGAAGGTTTGTCTTCCGCTTGCTCTTTTAAACATATTTATTACTGTCATTTTTCTTATTTAG